A genomic stretch from Pelodiscus sinensis isolate JC-2024 chromosome 23, ASM4963464v1, whole genome shotgun sequence includes:
- the LRRC47 gene encoding leucine-rich repeat-containing protein 47: MAEPGGWPELEAAARERRRELVLPGAAAEARVRAGGGRLPPELLALPLLQALELSGCAALRELGPGLAAALPALHTLVLRGNGLGPAGLGAAGLGGPLPALRVLDLSANGLETLPAALGGDSGGAAPPGGAPDFPQLRSLNLTGNRLRELGPGLARSAPQLQTLLLSGNRLSVLPGGLLPPGASGLLPLLSQLEAADNGLQELGSAIASLPALKILDVSNNELSEIPVELADCPKLKEINLRGNKLKDKRLEKMVNSCQTKSILEYLRVGGRGSGKGKGKTDNSDKEEIRKKKRDKRQKKDSGDGEQDMLEEVNKLMIKILHIAENPAPLVVKVSPNIKEVRPYIVCCVVKGMNLKQGNALKRFLSAQIKLHEDICERRTAATIATHDLQLIKGPLLYDAQPPSELKVTPLGRKEIKAKDLVRQLQLEAEEQRKQKKRQNVSGLHKYLQLLDGKENYPCLVDAEGVVISFPPITNSERTKIRKTTSDLFLEVTSGTSLQICKDIMDTLILKMAELNKFTLENKEEESVSDGESDMTSEPVNANPSQNAEQEQSPLTVEQVRVVDADGNLKVLYPSKTDLTLVSSLLTIIR; this comes from the exons ATGGCGGAGCCGGGCGGCTGGCCCGAGCTGGAGGCGGCGGCGCGGGAGCGGCGGCGGGAGCTGGTCCTGCCCGGCGCGGCGGCCGAGGCGCGGGTGCGGGCGGGGGGCGGCCGGCTGCCCCCGGAGCTGCTggcgctgccgctgctgcaggcGCTGGAGCTGAGCGGCTGCgcggcgctgcgggagctgggcccggggctggcggcggCGCTGCCCGCCCTGCACACGCTGGTGCTGCGCGGCAACGGGCTGGGCCCGGCCGGGCTGGGCGCTGCGGGGCTCGGGGGCCCGCTGCCGGCCCTGCGGGTGCTGGACCTGTCCGCGAACGGGCTGGAGACGCTGCCCGCGGCGCTGGGGGGGGActcggggggggccgcccctcccGGGGGGGCCCCCGACTTCCCCCAGCTGCGGAGCCTGAACCTCACCGGGAACCGGCTGCGGGAGCTGGGGCCGGGCCTGGCCCGCTCCGCCCCCCAGCTCCAGACCCTGCTGCTCTCCGGGAACCGCCTGAGTGTCCTGCCCGgcggcctcctgccccccggcgccTCCGGCCTCCTCCCGCtgctcagccagctggaggcCGCCGACAAcgggctgcaggagctgggctcAGCCATCGCCAGCCTGCCGGCTCTCAAG ATCCTGGATGTTTCCAATAACGAGTTATCAGAAATCCCTGTTGAGCTTGCTGACTGCCCTAAGTTAAAGGAGATCAACTTAAGAGGGAACAAACTGAAAGACAAGCGGCTGGAGAAAATGGTCAATAGCTGCCAGACAAAATCCATTCTGGAGTACTTGCGGGTTGGAGGCCGAGGAAGCGgcaaaggaaaagggaaaacagaTAACTCTGATAAAGAGGAGattaggaaaaaaaagagggataAACGGCAGAAAAAAGATAGTGGAGATGGGGAACAGGACATGCTGGAAGAGGTGAATAAACTGATGATCAAGATTCTGCACATTGCTGAAAATCCAGCTCCACTCGTAGTTAAAGTTAGTCCAAATATCAAAGAAGTCCGGCCATACATTGTTTGTTGTGTGGTGAAGGGAATGAATTTGAAGCAAGGAAATGCCTTGAAGAGATTTCTTTCTGCACAG ATCAAACTGCATGAAGACATTTGTGAGAGACGCACAGCAGCAACCATTGCCACACATGACTTGCAGCTCATCAAGGGGCCCCTGCTGTATGATGCTCAGCCACCTAGCGAATTAAAG GTAACACCATTGGGTCGGAAGGAGATCAAGGCAAAGGATCTTGTCCGTCAGTTGCAGTTAGAGGCTGAGgaacaaagaaaacagaagaaGCGTCAGAATGTTTCCGGATTGCACAA GTACCTTCAATTACTGGATGGGAAAGAGAACTATCCTTGTCTAGTAGATGCTGAGGGTGTTGTGATTTCTTTCCCACCAATCACGAACAGTGAGAGAACAAAG ATTAGAAAAACCACTAGCGATCTCTTTCTGGAAGTGACGAGCGGCACCAGCCTCCAGATATGCAAAGACATCATGGACACCCTCATTCTA AAAATGGCAGAACTCAACAAATTCACGTTAGAGAATAAGGAAGAAGAATCCGTCTCTGATGGTGAATCTGACATGACTTCTGAACCAGTGAATGCAAACCCCAGCCAAAATGCAGAGCAGGAGCAGTCTCCATTAACCGTGGAGCAAGTTCGGGTTGTGGATGCAGATGGGAACTTAAAAGTCCTGTATCCGTCTAAAACTGACCTTACTCTGGTCTCCTCTCTTCTAACCATAATACGCTAA